One stretch of Prinia subflava isolate CZ2003 ecotype Zambia chromosome 7, Cam_Psub_1.2, whole genome shotgun sequence DNA includes these proteins:
- the LOC134552615 gene encoding 5-hydroxytryptamine receptor 7-like, with translation MLLRAGPGRFLEQHLLLVESAEQQRPPREPLPDPFMTEEPPAPAEPELPPSNLTNGTDCGEEILLYGDTEKVVIGAVLSIIILTTIAGNGLVIISVCIVKKLRQPSNYLVVSLAAADLSVAFAVMPFVTITDLVGGEWLFGKVFCNVFIAMDVMCCTASIMTLCIISVDRYLGITRPLTYPVRQNGKLMAKMVFIVWLLSASITLPPLFGWAQNVTVERVCLISQDFGYTVYSTGVAFYIPMAVMLVMYGRIYKAAKVSAEKHRFMNFPKHYEEEGVYCLEASGRAHHSSRRTKAVEECATLSKLLRQDRKNISIFKREQKAARTLGIIVGAFTFCWLPFFLMSTARPFICGIRCSCMPLRLERTLLWLGYTNSLINPLIYAFFNRDLRTTFWNLLRCRYRNINRRLSAASMHEALKATERHECIL, from the exons ATGCTGCTGAGGGCCGGCCCCGGGAGGTTTCTGGAGCAGCACCTTCTCTTGGTGGAGAGCGCCGAGCAGCAGCGGCCGCCTCGGGAACCGCTCCCGGATCCATTCATGACTGAGGAACCTCCCGCCCCAGCCGAGCCCGAGCTGCCGCCCTCCAACCTCACCAACGGCACGGACTGCGGCGAGGAGATCCTGCTCTATGGGGACACCGAGAAGGTGGTCATCGGGGCCGTGCTCTCCATCATCATCCTCACCACCATCGCTGGCAACGGGCTGGTCATCATCTCCGTGTGCATCGTCAAGAAGCTCCGGCAGCCCTCCAACTACCTGGTGGTGTCCCTGGCCGCCGCCGACCTGTCGGTGGCCTTCGCCGTCATGCCCTTCGTCACCATCACGGACCTGGTGGGGGGCGAGTGGCTCTTTGGGAAGGTCTTCTGCAACGTCTTCATCGCCATGGACGTGATGTGCTGCACCGCCTCCATCATGACCTTGTGCATCATCAGCGTGGACAG GTACCTGGGCATCACGCGGCCGCTGACCTACCCCGTGAGGCAGAACGGGAAGCTGATGGCCAAGATGGTCTTCATCGTGTGGCTGCTGTCGGCCTCCATCACGCTGCCGCCGCTGTTCGGCTGGGCGCAGAACGTGACGGTGGAGCGGGTGTGCCTCATCAGCCAGGACTTCGGCTACACCGTGTACTCCACGGGCGTGGCCTTCTACATCCCCATGGCCGTCATGCTGGTGATGTACGGCCGCATCTACAAGGCGGCCAAGGTCAGCGCCGAGAAGCACCGCTTCATGAACTTCCCCAAGCACTACGAGGAGGAGGGCGTCTACTGCCTCGAGGCCTCCGGCCGCGCCCACCACAGCTCGCGGCGCACCAAGGCCGTGGAGGAGTGCGCCACGCTCTCCAAGCTGCTCCGCCAAGACCGCAAGAACATTTCCATCTTCAAGCGGGAGCAGAAGGCCGCCAGGACCCTCGGCATCATCGTGGGGGCCTTCACGTTTTGCTGGCTGCccttcttcctgatgtccacgGCGCGGCCGTTCATCTGCGGCATCCGCTGCAGCTGCATGCCACTGCGGCTGGAGAGgactctgctctggctgggctACACCAACTCCCTCATCAACCCCCTCATCTACGCCTTCTTCAACCGGGATTTGAGGACTACTTTCTGGAACCTGCTGCGCTGCAGGTACAGGAACATCAACAGGAGGCTCTCGGCCGCCAGCATGCACGAGGCCCTGAAAGCCACGGAGAGGCACGAGTGCATCCTGTAG